TCTCTGTGTGTTTTAATCCTGAATGTCCTAAAAGACTTGCAACGGTTTTTATATTCGCACCGTTATTCAAAATATTAACGGCAAAAGAATGTCTTGCACAATGCCATGTGATATGTTTATTTATTCCTGCTCTCTTTGTCCAACGTGATAATGCTTTGTTACACATCGTTGAACTTGGAAGGTTAAATATCAACTCATCTAAGCCGTTCTGTTGAGGTTTCCCGATGAGGTTAAGTAAATCATCATTTAAGGGAATAATAACGCCACTTGACGTGCTTTTGCCGCTTGTTTTGGCTTGTTCAAATGATAGTATCTTGTTTGAATAATCAACATTTTTAAACCTCAACTCTTTTATATCACAAAATCTAATTCCGGAATACATGCAAAAAATAAATGCTTTCCTGATGGTTTGGTTTTGTTCGGGGTATGTTGTTTGTATAAGTGTTTCCATTTCTTCAATACTAAGAACATCTTTTTTTAATATTTGGTCATCGGCTTTACATTTAATGCTTGCACATGGGTTTTTCACTAAAATACCTTGTTCAATAGCATTATTTATCATTTTCTTAAAACGTGATAAGATTGTTTTTGCACCCTCGCCCTTTGATGTGCTTTCTAAATATTCAGCATAGGACTTCATCATATCTATTGTTAGCTGTTCGGGTTTTAGCCTTTCTTGATAAATAATATACCTGTCATCTTCTTGCAAGAATGCTTTAAAACGATTATAAGCCATAACAATAACTCTTATATCTTTTTTTGTATACCTGTTAATGTATGATTTAAAATAATCATGTAGGTTAATGTTTTTAGTTTTTGGTATTCTATATCCTGTTTGTTGTTCTTTTAATTCTCGTTCTTTCTCTGCTCTTATTTCCTTTGCAAGCTCTAAAGTTTGTTTGTTTTGAAGTTTATCTATAGGGTTTCTTGAATTGATTAGGTAAAGCCCTAAAAACTCTTTTTGTCTATCCGATTTGGTTATCTTCTTCCCTGTGTCATCATAACTCGTTGTACTTCCATAATAATACCACAAATATAGGCTTTCCCGGCCGTCGGCAAGTTTCTTTGTCATCAACTTTGGATTATCTGTTTTGGTATTGTCTATTTTTGCCATGACTGATTGATTTTATTACTCTTTTGTTTTCTTTTATTTGCAAAGATAATCAACATAATTTATTGGGGGACAAATGGGGGACAA
Above is a window of Bacteroidales bacterium DNA encoding:
- a CDS encoding site-specific integrase gives rise to the protein MAKIDNTKTDNPKLMTKKLADGRESLYLWYYYGSTTSYDDTGKKITKSDRQKEFLGLYLINSRNPIDKLQNKQTLELAKEIRAEKERELKEQQTGYRIPKTKNINLHDYFKSYINRYTKKDIRVIVMAYNRFKAFLQEDDRYIIYQERLKPEQLTIDMMKSYAEYLESTSKGEGAKTILSRFKKMINNAIEQGILVKNPCASIKCKADDQILKKDVLSIEEMETLIQTTYPEQNQTIRKAFIFCMYSGIRFCDIKELRFKNVDYSNKILSFEQAKTSGKSTSSGVIIPLNDDLLNLIGKPQQNGLDELIFNLPSSTMCNKALSRWTKRAGINKHITWHCARHSFAVNILNNGANIKTVASLLGHSGLKHTEKYTRAVDSLKQDAINSLPKINI